A genomic segment from Juglans regia cultivar Chandler chromosome 14, Walnut 2.0, whole genome shotgun sequence encodes:
- the LOC109002167 gene encoding exocyst complex component EXO70A1-like: protein MGVAVGMDSLTERAAMMRESLQKSQTITDKVVSILGSFDHRLSALETAMRPTQIRTHSIRKAHENIDKTLKVAEVLLAQFDVSRQAETKIHRGPHEDLESYLEAIGQLRGNIQFFRSKKGFKSNDGVLNNANNLLAKAISNLEDEFKKLLLSYSKPVEPDRLFDGLPNSLRPSSESPGHQGDSNGKNPSNNHSEHQKSNLENAVYTPPTLIPPRILPLLHDLAQQMVQAGHQQQLLLIYRDTRSSVLEESLQKLGVEKLSKEDVQKMQWEVLEAKIGNWIHFMRIAVKLLFAGERIVCDQIFEGFDSLTDQCFSEVTSSSVSVLLSFGDAIAKSKRSPEKLFVLLDMYEIMRELHSEIELKFKGKACTEIREAAFGLTKRLAQTAQETFGDFEEAVEKDATKTAVLDGTVHPLTSYVINYVKFLFDYQSTLKQLFQEFDNKDGTGSQLASVTMRIMQALQTNLDGKSKQYRDLALTHLFLMNNIHYMVRSVRRSEAKDLLGDDWVQRHRRIVQQHANQYKRNGWAKILQCLSIQGLASSGGGSSVGVDGGNSSGASRALVKERFKTFNMQFEELHQKQSQWAVPDTELRESLRLAVAEVLLPAYRSFVKRFGPLVENGKNPQKYIKYSAEDLERMLGEFFEGKNLNEPRR from the exons ATGGGGGTAGCAGTGGGCATGGATTCACTGACCGAGAGAGCCGCTATGATGAGAGAGTCGCTGCAAAAGAGCCAGACCATCACCGACAAAGTCGTCTCCATCCTCGGCTCCTTTGACCACCGCCTCTCTGCCCTCGAGACTGCCATGCGTCCTACTCAG ATTAGAACACATTCTATTAGGAAAGCTCACGAGAATATCGACAAGACTTTGAAGGTTGCTGAGGTTTTACTGGCGCAATTCGATGTTTCTCGTCAG GCAGAGACAAAAATACATAGAGGGCCACATGAGGACTTGGAGAGTTATCTAGAAGCAATCGGTCAACTAAGAGGCAACATTCAGTTTTTTAGAAGCAAAAAAGGCTTTAAAAGTAATGATGGGGTCCTCAACAATGCAAACAATCTACTTGCAAAGGCTATTTCAAACCTAGAAGACGAGTTCAAGAAGCTCTTATTGTCTTACAG TAAACCTGTGGAGCCTGATCGTCTTTTCGATGGCCTTCCAAACTCATTGAGACCATCTTCAGAATCTCCTGGGCACCAGGGCGACTCTAATGGCAAGAATCCTTCCAATAACCACTCTGAGCACCAGAAAAGCAACTTAGAAAATGCTGTTTACACTCCTCCAACTCTTATACCACCACGGATCCTACCACTGCTCCATGATTTGGCTCAGCAAATGGTTCAAGCTGGTCACCAACAGCAGTTACTCTTAATTTACAG GGATACCCGCTCTTCTGTTTTGGAAGAAAGCCTTCAAAAATTGGGAGTTGAAAAGCTTAGCAAAGAAGATGTTCAGAAGATGCAATGGGAGGTCTTAGAGGCCAAAATTGGGAATTGGATTCACTTCATGCGTATTGCT GTCAAACTGCTTTTTGCTGGAGAGCGTATAGTTTGTGATCAAATATTCGAAGGCTTCGATTCTCTCACGGATCAGTGTTTTTCTGAGGTTACTTCAAGTAGTGTTTCAGTGCTACTTAGCTTTGGGGATGCGATTGCCAAAAGCAAGAGATCCCCTGAGAAGTTATTTGTACTTTTGGACATGTATGAGATAATGCGGGAGCTTCATTCAGAG attgaattgaaattcaaaGGTAAAGCTTGCACTGAAATAAGAGAAGCAGCCTTTGGTTTGACAAAACGGCTTGCACAGACAGCTCAGGAGACTTTTGGGGATTTTGAAGAAGCTGTTGAAAAAGATGCAACTAAAACTGCTGTATTGGATGGAACTGTCCATCCTTTGACAAGTTATGTCATTAACTATGTGAAGTTTTTGTTTGA CTACCAGTCAACCTTGAAGCAACTTTTCCAAGAATTTGATAACAAAGATGGAACAGGTTCACAGTTGGCCTCTGTAACAATGAGAATAATGCAGGCCCTTCAAACCAATTTGGATGGAAAATCCAAGCAGTATAGAGATCTTGCTTTGACCCATTTATTTCTCATGAATAATATTCACTATATGGTCAGATCTGTACGCAG ATCAGAGGCCAAGGATTTGTTAGGGGATGATTGGGTGCAAAGACACAGGAGGATAGTGCAGCAGCATGCAAATCAATACAAAAGGAATGGTTGGGCAAAG ATTCTTCAGTGCCTCTCCATCCAAGGCCTAGCCTCGTCTGGGGGTGGGAGTTCGGTGGGTGTCGATGGAGGAAATAGTAGTGGAGCTTCAAGAGCGTTGGTCAAAGAGAG GTTCAAGACATTCAATATGCAATTTGAGGAACTTCATCAAAAGCAATCTCAGTGGGCAGTTCCTGACACCGAGTTACGAGAGTCTCTCAGGCTTGCCGTTGCAGAAGTCTTGTTGCCGGCTTACAGATCTTTTGTAAAACGTTTTGG